A genomic segment from Helicoverpa armigera isolate CAAS_96S chromosome 10, ASM3070526v1, whole genome shotgun sequence encodes:
- the LOC110375207 gene encoding uncharacterized protein LOC110375207 isoform X4 produces the protein MWLTLIVVSSFYVYASPSRRKMDTKGEGEEMTYPHICFMVDNFDEVFCDIVVRDGEMVCVELVARGRGCAAQAVIFLGSIRYDILTRVYDSRQTSLSTKVAQRMSFGLLGGKTAARCEFVRMKGPSGKGHAEMAVSRPHATGLDTPSSEPGLPATDMWDSDWDDDPEEMFMYRHQRRLSDPSANINNFVRGGWRTRDSRDKSRSENEGLDSLVNGIAEVEAGDLRDGRRADVSSPACLGAVSRRVAAQRSASADASQPPRRRTPDGTAVYYWCDLPRRHAELDDGAYNPLWATRGFTQTFHLWKEGKRQQSTPLNAYLTYVTLPWWTIAKDILDHREEPVLTF, from the exons ATGTGGTTAACGTTAATTGTTGTATCGTCATTTTAT GTGTACGCGTCGCCCAGCCGCCGCAAGATGGACACGAAGGGCGAGGGCGAGGAGATGACCTACCCCCACATCTGCTTCATGGTGGACAACTTCGACGAG GTGTTCTGCGACATAGTGGTGCGCGACGGCGAGATGGTGTGCGTGGAGCTGGTGGCGCGTGGCCGGGGCTGCGCCGCGCAGGCCGTCATCTTCCTCGGCTCCATCCGCTACGACATCCTCACCAGGGTCTATGACTCCAGG CAAACGTCGCTGTCGACGAAGGTGGCGCAGCGCATGTCGTTCGGGCTGCTGGGCGGCAAGACGGCGGCGCGCTGCGAGTTCGTGCGCATGAAGGGGCCCAGCGGCAAGGGCCACGCCGAGATGGCGGTGTCGCGGCCCCACGCCACCGGCCTCGACACGCCCTCCTCCGAGCCCGGCCTGCCCGCCACCGACATGTGGGACAGCGACTGGGACGACGACCCCGAGGAGATGTTCATGTACAGGCACCAG CGCCGGCTGAGTGACCCGAGCGCGAACATCAACAACTTCGTCCGCGGCGGGTGGCGCACGCGGGACTCGCGCGACAAGAGCCGCTCCGAGAATGAGGGGCTGGACTCACTCGTCAACGGCATCGCTGAAGTGGAGGCGGGTGACCTGCGCGACG GGCGGCGCGCGGACGTGTCGTCGCCGGCGTGCCTGGGCGCGGTGTCGCGGCGCGTGGCGGCGCAGCGCTCGGCGTCGGCGGACGCGTCGCAGCCGCCGCGGCGCCGCACGCCGGACGGCACGGCCGTGTACTACTGGTGCGACCTGCCGCGCCGCCACGCCG AGCTGGACGACGGCGCGTACAACCCGCTGTGGGCGACGCGCGGCTTCACGCAGACCTTCCACCTGTGGAAGGAGGGCAAGCGCCAGCAGTCCACGCCGCTCAACGCCTACCTCACCTACGTCACGCTGCCCTGGTGGACCATCGCCAAAG ACATCCTGGACCACCGCGAGGAGCCGGTGCTGACGTTCTGA